Genomic DNA from Oncorhynchus nerka isolate Pitt River linkage group LG17, Oner_Uvic_2.0, whole genome shotgun sequence:
cATAAAACACTTTAAAATATGAATTGTTAAGGCTCTAATTAATTGAGATAATAGGCCTATGAGGTGTAAATAGCCTATCACTTCTATAGAAATAAATGCAGCATCAACTGCACATAAAAAATGAATGAATAGACAATGCATTGACTATCTGGAAAAATGGTTTATGTTTTTGACCCCAATAAAACAAATATATGTGTTTTTTTTGCTAAAGGCCACTCACTTTGACTCTGTCAAGGATGTTTGTTTAATCTCATGTGGCATGAAGGATCATTTTATTGAGATCAGATGGACCAGACCATTTCATCGGGGTGCTGCCCGCACGTACTGAGGAGAGAATAGATCCTGCACGGGGTATTCCTTACACATGTTCCAGGGCTACTTGCCCCTGGCTTCCAAATTCACCATATTCTGGGGTTTCTAAAGCAAATCTCTGATCGGGACATAGGCAATCATCAGTCGATGCTGGTAAGTCGGACATCAGCCTATATTGTTTTGATTGGGAAGCTTAAACAGAAAGAGATCAGTAAGCATATTCAGTTTGTAACTCTATATCTGAGATCCCTATTATAAAGATGTGGTCCTAATGGCACAGAGGAATCATGGCACACACCACCAGCCTGTTTAGCCTATACCCTACACCAGCGTGATGCAGTCTCAATGAGAAATCATTCAAATCAAGGTCGATGTTAATTGTGCTTATAAGAACTTAACGGTTTGCCTGTCTGCGATTTACATGGCTATAGATCAATGTGACGAATCGGGATTTTCAGAGAATAGATGAGAAAACCATCCCTGCGTTTTACGAAAGACAAGGATAATATGCTGAGGGCAGTGAAAACCTGGATCCGATTGAAGAAATAGGTTGGAGATAGAACGAATGCGTGCGTTTCCCTGTCCTGTGCTCGAGGAACAGTTTTCTAACAACATTACCCCTGCAGTTGCGGCAAAAGTTTGGCGTGATCGTTTATCATCTGATTATCTGCAGTGTGCAAATTGAATCATCTCGCGTGAGATTGTATAAAATCCACACTAGCAACAGCATTTGCAACGTCATAATGATCAACAAAAAGTCCTACTACAAATAGCATCAGTCATCCGTACAGCTCAACACCACGGACAGGGACATTTCGACATTTAGATGTGTATGTTTGGCaggtattattaaacacagatgTGTAGTGACGCAGTTTTAGAAGAATAAACCATTTGATTTCGCTCACTTGGGGATTGCATGCATTCCCGTACACCCTTATTTGGTCTAGCTGTGTAAATAGAACCAGTAAACTATATCCTAGACATAGGTTTGGCTTGTAAACCCGATATGCAATTCCAATTATAATTTGACCACGGGTTCATTGCTGTGTTATTCTAGGACTGAGGATAGTGTTGGGATAGGCCAGCCTGAGCCATGGCTCATGGGAAGAAACCAGGGAAGATCACTAGAATCCTGGGACCCAGCCCTTCATCGTGCCCAGGAGGATCCATAGAGAAGAAGCCAGGAACTATTAGGAGAATATTGGCCCCCAGCCCTCCGCCCAGCCCGGGTCCCACAGGATCCACAGAGGAGTCTAATGAAGGACCTCATGATGAAGGACCTCAGAAAGAAAGACCACAGAGTTTGAGGAGTAAGGACCCGCCATCCTGCCCTGACCCCCTATCCACAGGGGAGCCTACTGATGAAGAACCCTGGGGTCTGAGCAGCAAAGGCACAACTGAAAGACTGCATGATGGAATTCGGAGTCTGAAGAGTGAAGGCCCTCCTCAACACTCGCAGAGCACCAGCAATGAGGAGCTGGACAATAACAATGATGAGAGGACCCCTGGGCCTGCATCACCTGTCCCTGCTAGCCCAACCCAGGCCCGCCCAACCCAGGCCTACAGCAAAATGACCGAGGCCCAGAACTACCCTCGGCAGTCAGACGCCCAGGCCAAGAACTACCCTCGGCAGTCAGACGCCCAGGTCCAGAACTACCCTCGGCAGTCAGACACCCAGGCCCAGAACTACCCTCGGCAGTCAGATGCCCAGGCCCAGAACTACCCTGGGCAGTCAGACGCCCAGGCCCAGCCCCGACAGACACAGCAGCATCTCAGAGAGAGTCCAACGAGCCCTAGCACCAGGCCCACCTCTGACCCCCCATCCAGTCAGGAGAGACAGTCCAGGGCTGTTAAACCATCACCTGTCCTTACCAGTGCGAGTCCTTACCAGCCGTGTCTGATTAATCCCTCCAGTTCACCTCTTCCTGTCCCTGCTAGAGCTAGTGTCTCCTCCAAGATCTCTCTGAACCTGCCCGGTGACTCCACCACCCCTGACagcttggaggaggaggaggacagctgCTCAGAGTACGACAATGTGGGTTCAGATGTGGAAGGTGTGGAGCAAGACATTGATCAGACGCTGCAGGTGGAAGACCAGGGTATGGAGGTGAGGTACTACCCTGAGCCGCAGGATGGTATCTATGTGGAACACCAAGACGGAACCTACATGAAACACCAAGACGGAACCTACATGAAACACCAAGACGGAACCTACATGAAACACCAAGACGGAACCTACATGAAACACCAAGACGGAACCTATGTTAAACACCAAGACGGAACCTACATGAAACACCAAGACGGAACCTACATGAAACACCAAGACGGAACCTACATGAAACACCAAGACGGAACCTACATGAAACACCAAGACGGAACCTACATGAAACACCAAGACGGAACCTACATGAAACACCAAGACGGAACCTACATGAAACACCAAGACGGAACCTACATGAAACACCAAGACGGAACCTACATGAAACACCAAGACGGAACCTACATTAAACACCAAGACGGAACCTACATGAAACAACAAGACGGAACCTACATTAAACACCAAGACGGAACCTACATGAAACAACAAGACGGAACCTATGTTAAACACCAAGACGGAACCTACATGAAACACCAAGACGGAACCTACGTAGAAGAATGTGAGGATGGACCCTATTGCCCCAAGGATGCCACCTATGTAGAAGGTGAGGATGGTACCtatgtggagggtagtgtggagggggaCAGCCTGGAGGGGGACAGCCTGGAGGGGGACAACAGCACCACTGTACAATACAAACCCCCAAGGCCACTGTACGGCCCTGAGTCTGAGGAGATGCAGGATAAAGATAGAAAACCCTGTAGCTCTTCTGAGAATTACCATCAGTTCAATGACAATCCACATCAGACACCCAAGGCTGGAGACAAGGAAGaaaaagaggaggtggaggggcaggaggaggaggtggaagggcaggaggaggaggtgcaggggcaggaggaggaggtgcaggggcaggaggtggaggggcaggaggaggaggtggaagggcaggaggaggaggtgcaggaggaggaggtgcaggaggtggaggggcaggaggaagaggtggaggagcaggaggaggaagaggaggggcaggaggaggagaattTCCCAGATGAAACTGGTGAAACAGAGGAAGAGCGGGATGTGACCACGTACACAGAGGAGGAGTCtgaagagacagaggacagagagcagGAAAATAAAATCACTACTAGCCACCAGGAGAATgatggggagaggatgaga
This window encodes:
- the LOC115144665 gene encoding uncharacterized protein LOC115144665; translation: MAHGKKPGKITRILGPSPSSCPGGSIEKKPGTIRRILAPSPPPSPGPTGSTEESNEGPHDEGPQKERPQSLRSKDPPSCPDPLSTGEPTDEEPWGLSSKGTTERLHDGIRSLKSEGPPQHSQSTSNEELDNNNDERTPGPASPVPASPTQARPTQAYSKMTEAQNYPRQSDAQAKNYPRQSDAQVQNYPRQSDTQAQNYPRQSDAQAQNYPGQSDAQAQPRQTQQHLRESPTSPSTRPTSDPPSSQERQSRAVKPSPVLTSASPYQPCLINPSSSPLPVPARASVSSKISLNLPGDSTTPDSLEEEEDSCSEYDNVGSDVEGVEQDIDQTLQVEDQGMEVRYYPEPQDGIYVEHQDGTYMKHQDGTYMKHQDGTYMKHQDGTYMKHQDGTYVKHQDGTYMKHQDGTYMKHQDGTYMKHQDGTYMKHQDGTYMKHQDGTYMKHQDGTYMKHQDGTYMKHQDGTYMKHQDGTYIKHQDGTYMKQQDGTYIKHQDGTYMKQQDGTYVKHQDGTYMKHQDGTYVEECEDGPYCPKDATYVEGEDGTYVEGSVEGDSLEGDSLEGDNSTTVQYKPPRPLYGPESEEMQDKDRKPCSSSENYHQFNDNPHQTPKAGDKEEKEEVEGQEEEVEGQEEEVQGQEEERKSGM